CGTATGGTCTCTTTTTAAACAAAATGTTGACtattaaatagttatatatgtttgaatattttttaatgtaagaTACCAATTGAACTTCCTTaatcaatcaataattttattacgtCAGAGTTTAATACTTCTATTATGATAATTATGGGATTATTTTGTAATAGATCTatggtttttaaattaaaattgatgaaaGTGTTTGAAGGTATTTTTCTCTTTGGAGTTATCAAGTTCATCAAGTGTTGTAaatgtcttttttttaattgagattaAGACTCTTCTACTCATATAGTCTCTTATGATTGTATTAATAACATTTCAAAGAGTTAGTCTCAATTTTTCTTATCTCTTCTTTTAGACGAAAattttgttgatgtttttctctttctttgatCATGATCTCATAAGATGAATCTTTGTACCTGACTTGTCTAGATCAAATTCTATTTTCTCTTTCAATGTCAAACACTATTTtgtcatgtgtttgtaattgtgGTGATATCATCAATGTCGACTAAGGTCTACATTCAATGGTGTTAAAAAGCTTCCTTGACTTAGAAAAATGGTCGATGTTCAAAACTTCTTCCAAGTTGTGTTCTTTATTTATGTTGCGATGAGTGAAATGTAACAATTATTGATTGTAAGGTTATGGTTCTTGATTGTGTTTTTTCTCATATACTTTCCTCTTAGTGAGGTATTTTTAGCTTGAACATTATTGTTAAAATccttgaatttttaaaattgcatGAATTTGGCTACTCGTCACCTTAACTCATTTAGGTGAGATGTTGGTTTTACCGCAAAGGATTTAGATTTAAGTATCGTGACCATATGGTACATGTTTGGGTTCAATTTTATGATATTCATAACTATTTTTctaaatcatttaataaaaacttgcaaggaattttatttattgtcagATGTTCACTAGTGTGATGAAAGCTAAGTAGTAAGAATGACTACTTGTGAATTGCATGTCAAACTTCACTACCAATGTGTGAATAATTATGAAGTATGTGAATCAACTTACCATTTCTCCTTTGAGTGATATGGAAAATATCCAACCGAAGATGACATCGATAATGAGGATTTTTCTAGCTCAATAAGAAGGCACTCTCAATGATTTCATCCATGAAAGGGTGATATAGACCCTTTCATAGTTAAAGATGTATTAGTAAAGGGATGTTATCATAATTCAAGCTTCTCATTATTGTCAACTTTTTTTCATCATATACGAGAGGGTCATGAGTATTACACCAATCATACAAAACTAACCAAAAGTATATTACACACCAATTCAAGTATTTTATTGTCTTAAATACTTACACAAATACATTACTAcataattatatgttttgtctCAACTTTTACCCACAAAAGAATCAAATTCTACTTACCTTATCAATTGTAAAATGTCTAAGTCAGAattctccaaccaattcatttttattttttcatgtttgACAACTTTTCTATCTCATCgaatattttggtttaatattttatctttctagAATGATTACAAAATAACACACCATCATacattaacaataaatatatatatatatatatatatttaaattcttggatgattcttatatttgtagataaatattaagtgtgttttattaaaaatgatctcaattggattttaaattttgaaaaatcgtaacaaaataaaaaaatataaaaatttgtatttttattatatataaaaaatataagatctgcattttgtatttttgtacaATCcgtaaaattaacattatttcataatgttaattttatatttcaaaatgtaCGAtcttcataatataaaactaaaacattttttttgttctatATTGTATAGTAgtaaagatttatatttatagattgtacaatttataaattaaaaaacaagaaatgaCTTACCCCTGTGAATGCAGGAGAAACCACCTCCCACCACGATCAATGTCCACTAACCACGAGTCAGCACCACTAGCCACCAAAAAACACACCACAACCATACTCCAAACCAAATACAATCCAATAATCTAAACCATActccatttttatttatctcATTAAGGGAATAGCTTATATTTCAAGGACTATGGAAGTGCACCAAGAAAATATAAAGGTGCAGGTAGCAGAACTTGATACATGGCTGAATCAAGTCAAGATGAACatgattattttaaagaaaccAAAACTTCTTTCGGGTAATGCTGATGTTGGGCTTTGATCCCACAATACGTTAGGattagttgtgttattttttttacttacatTTTATTTGTATGCACTTTTTTTTTGCACcttcataatatttttcttgtacccttctaattttcttttccaatttgTTCTTTATGAATTCCACAATTTAGAAGTATTCTTTTAACTCTTAAATTGTGCAGTCCAAAAGTCAAACATGACCTAATTCgaaagtcatttttttcttaaaaaaaaaaatcgtattGCATAACATGGAAGTAAAAAATGACTATCGTGTAATTCAAATGTTAAATTGACTTTTGGATTTTGAATCCTgaagttatttatttaagaaaaaaatgactttaatttaaaaagggtaaaatgggaaaaaaaattgcataagACTGCAGGAAGAAAGTTACGGAAGGTTCTGGAAGAATTTGCTTATTTGTAATAgattctatatttattttgattagtTTTTTCAAACAATAATTACAGCGGTTTAATTGTATAAACTTTATCTACTCttatctgtttttctttttcttcaatttaaagccttaataaaaaaaagcataatGAAACTCACGGCGGTCAATGGAGGTATAAATAGTAACTGAGAAGAGTGGAAATAGCAATTCCAAATTTCAAGTTATCACTCAAAATATGTGTTAAACTAGTGAGAccttttcttcctgcaccccactAAAATCATATATTCCAATTTTACCCTCTTCGTCTCCCTCATCGTTCTCCCCATTCATCGCACCAGGACCAGTACACACCCCCAACGTTTTCTCTTCACCATTCTTTTACATCCATCTTGACCTCCATCATCTTCCTCACCACCGAATGCCACTTACAAGAGCCGAAAAAATCACAATGCTGAAAACCattctttaacttttaaatcgtttagttttaaattaaccAAGGCTAAGATGACATGTTGAACCTTGTAATGACATTGTGCTGCTAATTGGCATGGCTTgtgacaaaattaatttaagactCACCATTTCAGAGAGCATGCGAAAATGCATTGTTCATGAAGTTATATTATATCAGCATTTACAGGATCTTGACATCAAAGGATGGAAGAGTAACATAGAACAGTAAGAAgcacaaatataaatataagctGTGAAGAGATGAGATAATATATTTGTTCTACATTACAACATGCTTAGTAATTAAAACTAAAGTGACCCTACTAAACCTTGGTTTCCACACTCTCATAATCACTTTTGTCTTCATAGCAATCAGCCACAGCTACCTTTTGCACCCTTTTGTAGGAAAATCGACTGGCAAGAAACGCAAACAAGAATAAATTGAGTGTGCTCATGGCTGCCAATAGCCAATAGAACTTGTCCAATCGACTACTATTCAAATCCTTCCCAAACCAACTCTTGCTGCCACTCTTCTCTGTCATGTGGTCAACTACTGTTATAAGCATGCTACTTAGGAAACTTGCTGCACCCATTACACTAAGGTAAAATGCTATGCCCAGGCTTCTCATTGAGTCAGGAACTTGGTCATAAAAGTACTCTTGCAAACCCACAAGAGTAAATCCATCTCCAAAACCAATGATGAGAAACTGTGGTGCCAACCAGAATATACTCATTGTCAGTGAACCCTTCAAGGGATCCCTCTCAACAGCTTCAAGCCTCTTTCTCTCCACCAAAGCTGCTGCTATCATTGCAGCAATACAGAACAGCATTCCAAAACCAATCCTCTGAAGAATGTTGATTCCTCTCTCATTCTGTGTCACTCTTCGTAACACAGGCACAAGAATCTTGTCATATATCGCCACAGAAACTACCATTCCCAACGCAGAAACCGTGAAGATTGAAGCTGGAGGAATCTCAAACCCGTTACCTATCTTTCTGTTCAATGTGGTACCTTGTTTCACGAAGAATGTAGCAGTTTGTGCCACACATATTCCGAATGGTATGGTAGATACCCAAATAGGAATCATGTTGATAATAAGCTTCGTTTCTTCGACCTTTGTTACAGTTGATAAATTCCAAGGACTCTGCTTCTCTGCTAAACTTCCATCATTGACAAGAATCGCTGCCTTGTCAAGAAATCtgaaatcaaattatatcaataaCAAATCAcgttttaacataaaaaaaaaattagcataCAGGATAAAAAGGGACAAAACATAACATATCAGGTCAGTTTTTTACAGAACAAATCATATTAATTAGAACATTCTTAtggtataaaataaaagttgtttacaCTATCATTCAATTATAGGTTGTTATACATAGTATGATCAATGATTTTGTAGTTCCTAATCAGTTGACAATGTAAACATGTTTAAACTGACTGTGCATCAAAATTAATCTCTCTATCATTGTGTCAAGAAAGTGACACATTTTGGTTGCACTCAGGAGAACAGaactatattttgtttgtttgcttTTGAAATACTAGTATACTACCAAGTCACGATACTTACTTCAGTTTGTTAGTGTGACACAGAAATCTTTTGTTGATGCCAATAGATTTTGGAACCTCATACAATTGAGCAGGATCAGAAGGGTGTGGAAGCTTTCTTTTGGAAAAGGAAGCAACAAGAACCTGCAACATTGGAGTCAAGGGACTCCCAGTGGGTACCCTATAACGATAAAATGTCCTTCCCAATACGAAGATGATCAGTGAAAAAACCATGACCACTGTGAAGATAATATCAGCAGCTCCCCAGCTTATGTTGTCTTGTATGTAAACAATGAGGGTCACTCCTACAATAAGTCCAGTGCATAGTGCACAGTTCCACCAATTGAAAAAGGACATTTTTTGCCTCCTTTCTTCATCATGATCCTCATCAAATTGGTCAGCTCCAAAGCTCTCCAAGGACGGTTTGTGCCCTCCAGTTCCAAAGGATATTAAGTAAATGGCCAGGAAGAAAACCACTTCATGAATTCTCCTTGGTTTGGTGCATAAGCCTGTGTCATCACATGGTTTTAAGCTTGGCAGGAACCAAGACAAAGTAAGGAGAATCAAACCCtgcatttcataaatttttatccATAAGAACAAGTTTCTATAGTTAGAATATACGCAGAAAATGGccaaataatgataataatgtaGTGTGTAATTGTAAGTTGTAATTGAATATTGAATGTGCTTACCATTAGATAGAAAATGCTTGATGCCAGAACAGTGGTGTAACGGCCCATGTATGAATCAGCTATGAATCCACCAAACAGTGGCATCAAAGTTGTGACACCCGACCAGTAGTTCACATTTCTTGCTGCTGTTTTTAGGTCATGATGCATAACCTTTGTGAGGTAAAGGACCAAACTAGTGGCTATTCCAAAGAAGCTCAACCTCTCGCTGGTCTCAATTGCTGAAAACAAGGTTCCAATAAAAATATCGTATTAGGTTAATGCCACTTGATGAACATAAAAAACTTGTTTCAAAATCGGTCATAACTGTTTTTATTAACACATGCTAATGTTTATGTTCCAGGTACTCTCTATATGGGAAGATATAGAGAGAT
This sequence is a window from Vigna angularis cultivar LongXiaoDou No.4 chromosome 2, ASM1680809v1, whole genome shotgun sequence. Protein-coding genes within it:
- the LOC108328139 gene encoding protein NRT1/ PTR FAMILY 5.6, with translation MNLEVNGEEGDEKKWVHDSSVDHKGKVPLRASTGSWKAAFFIIAIETSERLSFFGIATSLVLYLTKVMHHDLKTAARNVNYWSGVTTLMPLFGGFIADSYMGRYTTVLASSIFYLMGLILLTLSWFLPSLKPCDDTGLCTKPRRIHEVVFFLAIYLISFGTGGHKPSLESFGADQFDEDHDEERRQKMSFFNWWNCALCTGLIVGVTLIVYIQDNISWGAADIIFTVVMVFSLIIFVLGRTFYRYRVPTGSPLTPMLQVLVASFSKRKLPHPSDPAQLYEVPKSIGINKRFLCHTNKLKFLDKAAILVNDGSLAEKQSPWNLSTVTKVEETKLIINMIPIWVSTIPFGICVAQTATFFVKQGTTLNRKIGNGFEIPPASIFTVSALGMVVSVAIYDKILVPVLRRVTQNERGINILQRIGFGMLFCIAAMIAAALVERKRLEAVERDPLKGSLTMSIFWLAPQFLIIGFGDGFTLVGLQEYFYDQVPDSMRSLGIAFYLSVMGAASFLSSMLITVVDHMTEKSGSKSWFGKDLNSSRLDKFYWLLAAMSTLNLFLFAFLASRFSYKRVQKVAVADCYEDKSDYESVETKV